ATTATTACCACCGACGTTATAAGTCTCCAACGTTTTACCCTGATGATAAATCAAATCAATGGCTTTACAATGATCCTCGACAAACAGCCAATCACGAATGTTCTTCCCATCTCCGTAAATAGGTATCTTCTCTTTTGCCAAAGCCTGCCGGATAATCGTCGGCAGCAATTTCTCTTCATGCTGCCGGGGACCATAATTATTCGAACAAGAAGAAATAATCACATTCATCCCATACGTATGGCCAAAACTTTTCACTAAAAAGTTTGCACCGGCTTTCGATGCACTGTACGGATTCCTTGGATCATAGGGTGTCTCTTCTGTAAACTTACCAGACTCACCTAAAGAGCCATAGATTTCATCGGTTGAAATGTGATGAAACCTGCGCTCAGACAACTCTCCTTTTTCCTCCCAATCAGACCTTGCTGCCTGCAGAAGATTCAGCGTACCCACGATATTTGTATCAATAAATGGGCTGGCATCTTGAATAGAGCGATCTACATGAGACTCTGCCGCAAAATGAATGACGCCTTCAATATCATAGTCTGCAAATATCGCTGTCACTGTTTTCATATCTGCAATATCACCATGAATAAAATGATAATTCTTATGTTGTTCCACTTCGGTTACATTGCTTAAAGAACCAGCATAGGTCAGCTTATCCACATTAATCAACTGCTGTTCAGGATATTGCTTCTGAAAATATTGGATGAAATTCGAGCCGATAAAACCGGCTCCCCCTGTAATTAAAATAGCTTTACTCATTTTCCACCAGTCCCAACATCGGATGATGATCAATCGAATCCCAGTATTGCTGGCTATGTTTCCGATTGGCAATTTCCATTAAGTATTGACCATAATCGGTTTTTTCCATCGATTTCCCTTTTTCATACAGTACATCTCGTGATATATAACCTAAATAAAAAGCAATTTCTTCAAGGCAAGCAATTTTAAACCCTTGACGCTGCTGTGTTGTTTTAATAAATTCTGCCGCATCAAACAAGGACTCCTGTGTTCCTGTATCCATCCAGGCAAAACCTCTGCCTAAAAGTTCCACATGCAGCTGGTTCCATTTTAAATAGGCTTTATTCAAATCGGTGATTTCTAATTCACCACGATCGGAAGGTTTGAGCTTTTTAGCAATCTGTACTGCTCTGGAATCATAGATATACAAACCTGTCACCGCAAAATCGGACTTCGGATCGTCCGGCTTTTCTTCGATGGAAATCGCTTTTTGATGATGATCAAATTCAACCACTCCGAAACGTTCCGGATCTTTCACCCGGTAGCCGAAAACTGTTGCATGTTTATGGTTTTTAATGGCATTTCGCAATAACGTGGTAAAGCCCTGACCATAGAAAATATTATCCGCAAGAATCAGCGTTACATCATCTTTGCCAATAAAATCTTCCGCCAGAATAAATGCCTCCGGAATCCCTTTTGGCTCAGCCTGTTCTTTATAGGTAATTTGAATACCTAAAGAAGATCCATCTCCTAACAGAACCTCAAAACGAGCCATATCTTCCGGAGTACTAATAATCATCACTTCTTTAATACCGCCAAGCATCAAAACAGATAGCGGATAATAAATCATCGGCTTATCATAAACGGGCAGCAGGTGCTTATTCATACTATCCGTACTCGGAGACAGACGTGTTCCACTTCCTCCAGCCAGAATAATTCCTTTCATGATACACACCCTCCATCGAAATAAAATTTATTTTAATAACTTTTAAACATAGGTCATGCTATTATCTACATTATTCCTTTTAAAACCCTTTTGTAAACTTACATTCTCATTTCAAATTTGTTTCGAGAACAGAAGAGTTGTTGCAGATTTACCATGGAATTGCCACAATTGGGAGAAATGATATAGAAACAGGATCTATAGTTGAATTATTCTATTATCAACGCCTGTTTTTTTAGTAAAAAAGACCATGTTCTTTCTCTTTACTAAAACTTCAATAACATTATCATATAAAATCTCACCATTTCGAACAATGTTTTGATAAAATCATATTATATAATCAAAAAAGATACAATAAGGAAGATTTTAAATGAACAAAGAACAACTAGAGAAAAATATATACAAACACGCCACGGAGCTACTTACCGAGAAAGGTTATGTCAGCCCAATTGATATTTTGATGAAAATGGATAAATTGTCGAAGAAACAAGTAGAGGATTGGCGTTTTAAACGAATTCCCGATTTGGAAAAGGTTATTTCTCTCAATTTGGGAAAATTGAATTATTTTCTGCAGACCTTAAAAAAATATGGCAAAGAGCAGCAGTTAAAACCTTCTTTCACAGTCTATAAATCATGGGGAAAAGGCCCAAAAAAGACATTACGATTTTCCAAAACCGGCAATCCGCATATGGAGAAATTATATTCGACTCACTATGTGAAACAATCTTAAGTCTTCCATTTCAATGAGAATCGTTGTCTCTGATATAACAATAATCTAAAAAGACCTTCTCATCATTTTTTCTAAATGATGAAAAGGTCTATAAAAATGAAGATTCCACACCAAAATTATTATTTTTAATTGACCAGACTTTCTTCGTTGTTTGTTACTTGGTTTGCGGTTCTCCCCCTGTTTGCTTTTTTCCCGTGCATAAAATAGTACAAGATGCTAATACCAACAACTAAGACACCCATTGCTATATAAAGATTACGATATCCTAAGACGGGAATCAACATACCCAGCAAAGTAGGTGCAATGCCCGCTCCTAAGTCTGTAAACATATAAAAAGTAGATGTTGCTAATCCAATTTTTTCCTTGGGAGCAGATTTAACAGCAATAGCTTGGGAACTTGGTATGATTGTTCCATATCCCAGACCGATAAAAACAGCTGCTAATAAAAGCATGAAACTATTTGTTGTTATTGCTAATAACAACAAGCCAATAACAAAACAAAGAAAGGATGGATACATGATTTTGTTTTCTCCAAAACGGTCAAATATTTTCCCTGTAAAGGGACGTGACACCAACGTACTTACTGCATAAACCATAAAGAAGAAACTTGCAGCTGAAACAAGATTGATTTCTTGAGCATAAGCTGTCAAAAATGAAAGGACACTTGCAAAGGCAAACCCTACAAACACCACAACTAAAGCAATTGGTAATGCTTCTTTTTGTAAGTATTTATCCAGTCCTTTTACGTCTCCAGGCTGCCTTTGATCCGCTTGTTTTGAAAGAGAGTCCATTTTGATTTTTTTCGTAGTCAATCCAATTAGAAAAGCCAATGTAATAATCACCAGACAGAAAGTAAAATTCATTTCAAATCCTAGGTGCTGATTAATAAAAATACCTGCAAATGGTCCAATGGCAGATGCTAACGTTGTACTCAATGCATAATAGCCAATTCCTTCCCCCTTACGAGGCTCAGGAACAATTTTGGAAGCAATCGCTCCGGTGGAGGTAGATGAAATACCAAATGCAATCCCATGTAAAAAGCGCACAATCATTAGAATCACTAAGCTATGAATAGTGAAATATAACGATATCGTTGCAATGGAAACAATCAACCCAATCATTAAAATATATTTCGGTTGCCATTGATCAATATACTTCCCGGAATAGAGACGTCCGACCAACATACCGATAATAAAAATACCGGCAGCTAAACCGCCCATTCCTTCACTTGCCTTGTACTCTTCTATGGTAAATACCGTAATCGTAGCAATAAGAGAATAGTGAATAATATACATAAGAAAATTCACTAGTGTAATTGATATAAAATCCTTTGTCCAGAGTTTCTCTGACATCATAAACAGCCCTTTCTAAAAACAGTATAAATATATTATACACATCAGTAATATTACTGTATAATTAGAATTAATGATGTTTACATTAGCTATACTTATACAAAGGGTGGTAATATTGAATTTTGAACAATTACATTATATTAAAGCTGTCGTAGAATATAAATCTATTACACATGCATCTGAGGCGCTTCATATCAGTCAATCTGCTCTAAGCCAATCGATTGCAAATCTGGAAAATGAGTTAGGACATAAGCTGTTTACCCGGTCAAGAAGCGGTACGTTACCGACGGAAAATGGCAACAAGCTTATTCCATTTATATTAGAAATCTTGGAATCCGAATCAAAATTAAGACAAACTGTCAATTCCTTATCCGCAACATTACGAGGAACATTAAAGATTGCCACGACGCCATCCTTATTTATGACAGTTATTCCGCAAGCTCTTTCACTTTTTAGAAAAGATTACCCGCAAATTGATGTCCAAATTATGGAAGCGGAGAATAATGAGATTTTTCATCTTGTACAAACAAAAGAAATAGATATCGGCCTATTTTCTTTAATGGATAAGCATGAAACAAGTTCTGATATGGAAGTCTATTCCTTATTTTTATCCAGCAGCTTTAAAGCGATTGTACCCATTCATTCTAAACTTGCATTTCAGGAATCTGTAAGCTTAGAAGATATCCAGGATACACCTTTTATTTTATTTGACCGGGAATTTTATAACGTAAATATTGAAAAATTTGAAGCACAGCGGGGTCCACTAAATATATTATTTACGACGAAAAATCCAAGCGTCTTATTTCGCTCCGTATCTGAAGGATTAGGCTTTAGCATTGTTTCTGATCTAATGCTGCGAAATGATCCGCATTTGCAGGCAAAATCCATTGCTGCGGTTCCAATGGGTTATCCATTTAATGGAGAACTTCAATTTGTAGGAATGACTGCTAAAAATAATGAAAAAAAGCAGTTGACGGAGACGTTTATCTCCTATGTTAGAAATAATGGATACACTTCTTTTTCCAATTAAAAAAGCTTCGTTGAATCAATAAAAGAACATAACCTATTTTAAACAACGGATAGGTTATGTTCTTTTATTCCATGAAATGATTGTTGATTTTTGTCATACATTCTACAACACTTCCCTCCTTCCTGCCGGAAACGTAGATATAGGAAAATTTCTCAACTGCCAAAAAATATCATACACTTCCTGAAAACAGCCCCATACCTTTTTCCCTTCAGCTATGCTTCTTTCTTCCATTTCTTTTCCACAGATGACTGCATATTTGATGTTTTCTCTGTAATACCATACCAATAAGCAGCCCCAATGAAAACTGCTCCGCCGACAATATTCCCTAGTGATACTGGAATCAAGTTTGCTGCCATACCTGCAAACGAAATGGTCTCCGGATGGGGAATCATTAAAGCAGTGGAAAGCAACGTCATATTAGCCACGCTATGTTCGAATCCGGAAGTGATAAAGGCAAATAAACACCAGAAAATCATGATAAGCTTTGCCGTTTCATCTTTCAGTTTCACAGAACACCAGACCGCCAGACAGACAAGAATATTACATAGGATACCGCGGACAAACAGCTCCATAAAAGGTCCATTCATCTTTGCTCCTGCGGAAGAAATAATGAAATCAGCCGTTCCTCCCGTTGCCAAACCTGAATAAAAAAACAAACCTGCAACCAGAATCGCTCCTGCAAAGTTTCCAAAATAACTGAATACCCAAATGCGCAGCACATCGACTATCTTTGTCTGTTTCGTTAACAAACCAATCGTCATAATCATATTATTTCCTGTAAATAAATCCGATCCAGCCATAATAACTAAACTCAACGCTATTCCAAAGGATACGCCCATCACAATCGATGTGCCGGCAAAACCAGTCGGCCCAAGCATACCACCGATTGTAAAAATCAAAATAATACCAAGTCCAACAAAAAATCCTGCCAGCATGGTCAGCATAAGGTATTTACTCTTACTCTGATTCAATTGTTTCACCTTGGCAACAGCCGTATTACTGAAAGTGGTTATGGTCTCCATCATTTTTTGTACCTCCTTTTTGCATACATTTCTACCGTATTTCCTATCCGGCTGTCATACCGTTCTTCCAGCTCTTCTTTCAATGCCTTAGCAAGTGCAGGACTTGCACCCGATGTAGAAATGGCCACGATGAATTCTTCCTGTCTGACCACTGCCGGAGTGATAAAATCAGACCGTTTGCTTTCGCTTGTGTCATTGACCCACTGATTATCCGCAGCACATTGGCAAACAAATGCATTCACCAGTTGGTTATCTGTAGCTGCAAAGATGAGATGTGCTCCCTTTAAATCTTTTTCTTCAAATTTTTTCTTTTTCCATATCACATCATGGAGCTTAAATAATTCCTCTCGTATTCCCGGGCTAATAACCGTTATTTTAGCTCCTGTACCTGCCAGTCCTTTTGCTTTACGCAGAGCTATTTCCCCACCTCCGACGATCACTACCTTTTTTTGTTCCAGGTTTACCATTACCGGATACAGCTTCTCCATCACGTGCTTCCTCCATTCGCTTGATCAACGTTTTTTTCATCAACGGATCAAATTCTAAATTTTGACAGATTGCAAATGTATTCTTAGAAGTGAAAACCATCTGTTTTATTTTTTCCAGCAGCAAACCTGTAAATAACAAATACGGCATCACATAGACTTTTTTATATCGATAGGGAAGAAATGCCAATGCTTCTTCCATACTTGGTTTTCCAAGTTTGAGAAAAGCAGTGTACACAGGAATATCCAGTCTTTGTTCGATTTTTCTTCCAATCTGTTGCAACCCTTGAATCGGTTCAATATGGCTGCTTCCTCGGCCGACAAGCAAAATGGCTGTTCCCGGCTCATGATTTTTTGCTTGAATCCGTTTTACTGCCAGGTCCACCATATAAGGATGTGTCCCAAAAGGATTTGTCATTTTAAACGATATAAAAGGATATTTCTTCTGCACCGCGGCTACCTCTTCCGGAATATCCAATTTATGATGCAGTGCTGAAAAAAGAAGCACTGGAACAATTAAAAACCGTTTTGCTCCTTTCGCTATTAATTTTTCAAGTGTTTCCGCAATCGTTGGATTGGTTAATTCCAAAAATGCTATTTCCTGCGTCGGCACGTCGACTTCTTCCATCACGGATGCTATAAAACGCTTGAACTGTGTATTCCCTTCTTCACGACGGCTTCCATGACCAATATAGACTACGGCATCAAACATGTTCATCCCTCCAATTGATTCGTTTCAATTCCGCTTGAACCGCTTCATCAACATGACAGAATCCTTGCTCTATCGCATATTCCTTTACACTCTCTCCAATATAAGCAAATTGGAGATCCAATAAATGCTCCATATCACGCTTCTGCAACTCTTGGATAAAACTTGCCACAGCTGCTTTATTCGGAAAAAGAACCGTTTCCCAATCATCTTCAGACAGCATTCGTGTATGAATGTCATCAAAGCGTTCATCCACCAGCCATTCATGCGTTGGATAGCAATCCTGCTCGTGACGTGCATCTGTTTGTGATCCAAGCACGATTGCAGGCGCATCACTATCCTGTGCACGTTCTGCCACAATCCCTCTTGCAGCCAATGCTTTTCTTGCCTCTTCCGTCTGATATGCGATACTCCGCGGCAAATCACGAATATCATAATGCGCTTGTTTGCATTGTCGAAAGAATACATCTACACTGGCAGCGTTCGTAAACATTAGACGACCTGCAGCCATTATGGTTTGGAACGCTTGCTTTGTGAATGTGTGCACATTTTGTTTCAGAATGGGAAAGGAATACGCTTCTGCTCCACGTTCTGTAAAATAGTCTTCCAAAGCAAAGGAATTTCCTGTGGCATTGGCAATCAAAATCTTTCTTCCGCTGAACGTTTTGTTATCAAACCAGGT
The nucleotide sequence above comes from Oceanobacillus timonensis. Encoded proteins:
- the rfbB gene encoding dTDP-glucose 4,6-dehydratase; translated protein: MSKAILITGGAGFIGSNFIQYFQKQYPEQQLINVDKLTYAGSLSNVTEVEQHKNYHFIHGDIADMKTVTAIFADYDIEGVIHFAAESHVDRSIQDASPFIDTNIVGTLNLLQAARSDWEEKGELSERRFHHISTDEIYGSLGESGKFTEETPYDPRNPYSASKAGANFLVKSFGHTYGMNVIISSCSNNYGPRQHEEKLLPTIIRQALAKEKIPIYGDGKNIRDWLFVEDHCKAIDLIYHQGKTLETYNVGGNNEQENILITHTVCRLLDEQRPDLLQTYGLQHFSDLITFVEDRKGHDKRYAIDASKIQNELGWQPEVDLENGLRKTVEWYLQKWKTNVPT
- the rfbA gene encoding glucose-1-phosphate thymidylyltransferase RfbA; translation: MKGIILAGGSGTRLSPSTDSMNKHLLPVYDKPMIYYPLSVLMLGGIKEVMIISTPEDMARFEVLLGDGSSLGIQITYKEQAEPKGIPEAFILAEDFIGKDDVTLILADNIFYGQGFTTLLRNAIKNHKHATVFGYRVKDPERFGVVEFDHHQKAISIEEKPDDPKSDFAVTGLYIYDSRAVQIAKKLKPSDRGELEITDLNKAYLKWNQLHVELLGRGFAWMDTGTQESLFDAAEFIKTTQQRQGFKIACLEEIAFYLGYISRDVLYEKGKSMEKTDYGQYLMEIANRKHSQQYWDSIDHHPMLGLVENE
- a CDS encoding MFS transporter, which encodes MSEKLWTKDFISITLVNFLMYIIHYSLIATITVFTIEEYKASEGMGGLAAGIFIIGMLVGRLYSGKYIDQWQPKYILMIGLIVSIATISLYFTIHSLVILMIVRFLHGIAFGISSTSTGAIASKIVPEPRKGEGIGYYALSTTLASAIGPFAGIFINQHLGFEMNFTFCLVIITLAFLIGLTTKKIKMDSLSKQADQRQPGDVKGLDKYLQKEALPIALVVVFVGFAFASVLSFLTAYAQEINLVSAASFFFMVYAVSTLVSRPFTGKIFDRFGENKIMYPSFLCFVIGLLLLAITTNSFMLLLAAVFIGLGYGTIIPSSQAIAVKSAPKEKIGLATSTFYMFTDLGAGIAPTLLGMLIPVLGYRNLYIAMGVLVVGISILYYFMHGKKANRGRTANQVTNNEESLVN
- a CDS encoding LysR family transcriptional regulator, yielding MNFEQLHYIKAVVEYKSITHASEALHISQSALSQSIANLENELGHKLFTRSRSGTLPTENGNKLIPFILEILESESKLRQTVNSLSATLRGTLKIATTPSLFMTVIPQALSLFRKDYPQIDVQIMEAENNEIFHLVQTKEIDIGLFSLMDKHETSSDMEVYSLFLSSSFKAIVPIHSKLAFQESVSLEDIQDTPFILFDREFYNVNIEKFEAQRGPLNILFTTKNPSVLFRSVSEGLGFSIVSDLMLRNDPHLQAKSIAAVPMGYPFNGELQFVGMTAKNNEKKQLTETFISYVRNNGYTSFSN
- a CDS encoding formate/nitrite transporter family protein, translating into MMETITTFSNTAVAKVKQLNQSKSKYLMLTMLAGFFVGLGIILIFTIGGMLGPTGFAGTSIVMGVSFGIALSLVIMAGSDLFTGNNMIMTIGLLTKQTKIVDVLRIWVFSYFGNFAGAILVAGLFFYSGLATGGTADFIISSAGAKMNGPFMELFVRGILCNILVCLAVWCSVKLKDETAKLIMIFWCLFAFITSGFEHSVANMTLLSTALMIPHPETISFAGMAANLIPVSLGNIVGGAVFIGAAYWYGITEKTSNMQSSVEKKWKKEA
- a CDS encoding precorrin-2 dehydrogenase/sirohydrochlorin ferrochelatase family protein codes for the protein MEKLYPVMVNLEQKKVVIVGGGEIALRKAKGLAGTGAKITVISPGIREELFKLHDVIWKKKKFEEKDLKGAHLIFAATDNQLVNAFVCQCAADNQWVNDTSESKRSDFITPAVVRQEEFIVAISTSGASPALAKALKEELEERYDSRIGNTVEMYAKRRYKK
- a CDS encoding sirohydrochlorin chelatase, which gives rise to MFDAVVYIGHGSRREEGNTQFKRFIASVMEEVDVPTQEIAFLELTNPTIAETLEKLIAKGAKRFLIVPVLLFSALHHKLDIPEEVAAVQKKYPFISFKMTNPFGTHPYMVDLAVKRIQAKNHEPGTAILLVGRGSSHIEPIQGLQQIGRKIEQRLDIPVYTAFLKLGKPSMEEALAFLPYRYKKVYVMPYLLFTGLLLEKIKQMVFTSKNTFAICQNLEFDPLMKKTLIKRMEEARDGEAVSGNGKPGTKKGSDRRRWGNSSA